The Tumebacillus amylolyticus genome contains a region encoding:
- a CDS encoding M20/M25/M40 family metallo-hydrolase: MYQVNRERLIQTFLELVQINSLSRDERNVADRLTRELQELGVEVVEDSAGEKVGGNAGNLICTLKGDESKPTILFTCHMDTVAPGLNIKPQLLEDRITSDGTTILGADDKAGVSGILEMVRTLKEQNLQHGTIVLFLTMGEETGLLGSRHADWEKLPKVDMGFAFDSNGPIGKVVTQSPAQARLEVTVHGKLAHAGVNPEAGINAINVAALAISRMKLGRINERTTANIGNLHGGDATNVVCDKVTIAAEARSLVLDELDEQVKHMVDTFHAAAEEFKTTCDISVQRMYSNLNHDVEAEVVQTAFKAVRSLGFEPTTMASGGGSDANILNGQGIPTVNIAIGYEKIHTVEEFIRLNDLENGARLLVAMTQAVL, from the coding sequence ATGTACCAAGTGAATCGTGAACGTCTGATCCAAACCTTCCTGGAGTTGGTGCAAATCAACTCCCTGTCCCGTGATGAACGCAACGTTGCAGACCGCCTGACCCGCGAACTCCAAGAACTTGGAGTCGAAGTGGTCGAGGACAGCGCAGGGGAAAAAGTCGGCGGCAACGCCGGCAACCTGATCTGCACGTTGAAAGGGGACGAGTCCAAACCGACCATCCTCTTCACCTGCCACATGGACACCGTAGCCCCGGGCCTGAACATCAAACCGCAACTGCTCGAAGACCGCATCACCTCGGACGGCACCACGATCCTCGGCGCCGATGACAAAGCGGGCGTTTCCGGCATTCTGGAAATGGTGCGCACGTTGAAGGAGCAAAACCTCCAACACGGCACCATCGTGCTGTTTCTGACGATGGGCGAAGAGACCGGCTTGCTCGGCTCTCGTCATGCGGATTGGGAGAAACTCCCGAAAGTCGACATGGGCTTCGCGTTCGACTCCAACGGACCGATCGGCAAAGTCGTCACCCAATCTCCGGCACAAGCACGCCTTGAAGTTACCGTTCACGGCAAACTCGCACATGCGGGCGTCAACCCGGAAGCGGGCATCAACGCGATCAACGTGGCAGCATTGGCGATCTCGCGCATGAAACTGGGTCGCATCAACGAGCGCACCACCGCGAACATCGGCAACCTGCACGGCGGGGACGCGACCAACGTCGTCTGTGACAAAGTCACCATCGCGGCGGAAGCTCGTTCCTTGGTACTCGACGAGCTCGACGAGCAAGTCAAGCACATGGTCGACACGTTCCACGCAGCCGCAGAGGAATTCAAGACCACGTGCGACATCTCCGTGCAACGCATGTACTCCAACCTCAACCATGACGTCGAGGCTGAAGTGGTGCAAACGGCATTCAAAGCGGTTCGTTCGCTTGGCTTTGAACCGACCACGATGGCTTCCGGCGGCGGTTCTGACGCGAACATCTTGAACGGTCAAGGCATTCCGACCGTCAACATCGCCATCGGCTATGAAAAAATCCACACGGTCGAAGAGTTCATTCGCCTCAACGACCTCGAAAACGGCGCACGCCTGCTCGTCGCGATGACGCAAGCTGTGCTCTAA
- the mce gene encoding methylmalonyl-CoA epimerase, giving the protein MAVNAYKIDHVAIAVHSIEETLPVYTGGIGLKFLHEEVVEDQMARLAFIEVGESLIELLEPTCPESPIAKFLEKKGPGIHHIAYAVPDVVEALASAKEAGYRLIDEVPRKGGHGKMIAFLHPKDTHGVLTEFCQRIED; this is encoded by the coding sequence ATGGCCGTTAACGCATATAAAATCGACCATGTCGCCATCGCCGTCCACTCGATTGAAGAGACGTTGCCGGTCTACACGGGCGGCATCGGACTGAAATTCCTGCACGAAGAAGTCGTCGAGGACCAGATGGCGCGTCTGGCATTCATCGAGGTGGGGGAGAGCTTGATCGAACTGCTCGAGCCGACCTGCCCGGAGTCTCCGATCGCCAAGTTCTTGGAGAAAAAGGGACCTGGTATCCATCACATCGCCTATGCGGTTCCCGATGTCGTGGAAGCGCTCGCCTCCGCCAAAGAAGCCGGGTATCGCCTGATCGACGAAGTGCCGCGCAAGGGCGGGCACGGGAAAATGATCGCGTTCCTGCATCCCAAGGATACCCACGGCGTCCTGACCGAGTTCTGCCAGCGTATCGAAGACTAG
- a CDS encoding thiamine pyrophosphate-dependent dehydrogenase E1 component subunit alpha, translated as MSKLNHKDLGLTDDQALEMYYYMLLARKLDERFWLLNRAGKIPFVISCQGQEAAQVGAAFALDKNTDYVAPYYRDLGVVLAFGQTPTEVMMSAFAKPGDPNSHGRQMPGHFGGKKYRILTGSSPVTTQFPHAVGAALAAKMRGEKSVTFTSTGEGSSNQGDFHEACNFAGVHKLPVIFCVENNGYAISVPLDKQLGNHNTADRALGYGFPGYSIDGNDVLEVYKYFKEAADRARNGEGATLIESRTYRLTPHSSDDDDRSYRAREEVEAAKKKDPLITYAEYLRTNGVLTAELEQELTDRVMREVNEGTDAAEKAPFYEPEDVLTHVYEER; from the coding sequence ATGTCTAAGTTGAATCACAAAGATCTGGGCTTGACCGATGATCAAGCGCTGGAGATGTATTACTACATGCTGCTTGCGCGTAAACTCGACGAGCGTTTCTGGCTGTTGAACCGCGCGGGCAAAATCCCGTTTGTTATCTCCTGTCAAGGTCAAGAGGCGGCGCAAGTAGGCGCTGCCTTTGCCCTTGACAAGAACACAGACTATGTTGCTCCGTACTACCGCGACCTCGGTGTCGTCTTGGCGTTTGGCCAAACCCCGACCGAAGTCATGATGTCCGCATTCGCGAAACCGGGCGACCCGAACTCGCACGGTCGTCAGATGCCGGGCCACTTCGGCGGCAAAAAATACCGCATCTTGACCGGTTCGTCTCCGGTTACGACCCAATTCCCGCACGCAGTCGGTGCAGCACTTGCAGCCAAGATGCGCGGCGAGAAGTCTGTCACGTTCACGTCGACGGGCGAAGGTTCGTCCAACCAAGGCGACTTCCACGAAGCTTGTAACTTTGCCGGGGTACATAAACTTCCGGTGATCTTCTGCGTCGAGAACAACGGCTACGCAATCTCCGTTCCGCTCGACAAGCAGCTTGGCAACCACAACACCGCCGACCGCGCACTGGGCTACGGATTCCCGGGCTACTCCATCGACGGCAACGACGTGCTCGAAGTCTACAAATACTTCAAGGAAGCGGCAGACCGTGCTCGCAACGGCGAAGGCGCGACTTTGATCGAATCCCGTACCTACCGCTTGACCCCGCATTCCTCGGACGACGACGACAGAAGCTACCGCGCACGCGAAGAAGTCGAAGCGGCGAAGAAAAAAGACCCGCTGATCACGTATGCGGAGTACCTGCGCACAAACGGCGTCCTGACGGCTGAACTGGAGCAAGAGTTGACCGACCGTGTCATGCGCGAAGTCAACGAAGGCACCGACGCGGCGGAAAAAGCGCCGTTCTACGAACCGGAAGACGTGCTGACCCACGTCTACGAAGAACGTTAG
- a CDS encoding alpha-ketoacid dehydrogenase subunit beta — protein sequence MAIKSYIEAVTEALAEEMERDQSIFILGEDVGVRGGVFRATAGLIEKFGEDRVMDSPLSESAIVGVTTGAAMVGMRPVAEIQFADFIFPAYNQIVSEAARIRYRTKSDWTVPLTIRAPYGGGVHGALYHSQSIEALFHHVPGIKIVMPSTPYDVKGLLKASIRDNDPVLFLEHKRCYRLIKGEVPEGDYTIEIGKADVKREGDDVTVITYGLMVHYALEAAETLAKEGISTHILDLRSIKPIDREAILEATRKTGKVLIVHEDSKFGGVGGEISAIIAEEALFDLDAPIQRLCGPDVPAMPYSPPQEKFYMLNPTKIADAIRELAKF from the coding sequence ATGGCGATTAAATCATACATCGAGGCTGTCACGGAAGCGCTCGCAGAAGAGATGGAGCGAGATCAATCGATCTTCATCCTCGGCGAGGACGTCGGCGTTCGCGGCGGCGTGTTCCGCGCAACGGCCGGCTTGATCGAAAAATTCGGCGAAGACCGCGTCATGGACTCTCCTCTGTCCGAATCGGCGATCGTCGGCGTCACCACCGGCGCTGCGATGGTCGGGATGCGTCCGGTAGCTGAAATTCAGTTTGCAGACTTCATCTTCCCGGCGTACAACCAGATCGTCTCCGAAGCGGCGCGCATTCGCTACCGCACGAAAAGCGACTGGACCGTTCCGCTGACCATCCGCGCTCCGTACGGCGGCGGTGTTCACGGCGCTCTGTACCATTCGCAATCCATCGAAGCTTTGTTCCACCACGTACCGGGCATCAAAATCGTCATGCCGTCCACTCCGTATGACGTCAAAGGCTTGCTCAAAGCGTCGATTCGCGACAACGACCCGGTGCTGTTCTTGGAACACAAGCGTTGCTACCGCCTGATCAAAGGGGAAGTGCCGGAGGGCGACTACACCATCGAGATCGGCAAAGCGGATGTCAAGCGCGAAGGCGACGACGTCACCGTCATCACCTACGGCCTGATGGTTCACTACGCACTGGAAGCGGCGGAGACGCTCGCGAAGGAAGGCATTTCCACGCACATCCTCGACTTGCGCTCGATCAAACCGATCGACCGTGAAGCGATTCTTGAGGCGACCCGCAAGACCGGCAAAGTCTTGATCGTGCACGAAGACAGCAAATTTGGCGGCGTCGGCGGCGAAATTTCGGCGATCATCGCCGAAGAAGCGCTGTTCGATCTCGACGCTCCGATTCAGCGTCTGTGCGGTCCGGACGTTCCGGCGATGCCGTACTCCCCGCCGCAAGAGAAGTTCTACATGCTGAACCCGACCAAGATCGCGGACGCAATCCGCGAACTGGCGAAATTCTAA
- a CDS encoding cobalamin B12-binding domain-containing protein — protein sequence MSEAKIRVLVAKPGLDGHDRGALVVAKALRDAGMEVIYTGLRQTPQQIVATAIQEDVDAVGLSSLSGAHMHLFPEVVRLLNEQGAGDILVVGGGVIPDEDIPQLKEAGIAEVFTPGSSLSVMADYIRDSVQSKRG from the coding sequence ATGTCTGAAGCAAAAATTCGCGTCCTCGTCGCGAAACCGGGTCTTGATGGTCATGACCGCGGCGCACTCGTCGTCGCAAAGGCCCTGCGCGACGCGGGTATGGAAGTTATCTACACCGGCCTGCGCCAAACTCCGCAACAGATCGTGGCAACGGCGATCCAAGAGGACGTCGATGCAGTCGGCCTGTCCTCGCTGTCCGGGGCGCACATGCATCTGTTCCCGGAAGTGGTTCGCCTCTTGAACGAACAAGGCGCGGGTGACATCCTCGTCGTCGGCGGCGGCGTCATCCCGGACGAAGACATCCCGCAACTCAAGGAAGCCGGCATCGCAGAAGTGTTCACGCCGGGCTCCTCGCTCAGCGTCATGGCCGATTACATCCGTGACAGCGTGCAAAGCAAGAGGGGGTAA
- the lipA gene encoding lipoyl synthase → MEELDVLEEKPLRRPDWLKIQLKTGPNFTELKELMRGQTLHTVCEEARCPNIYECWENRTATFMILGDICTRACGFCAVKTGLPTELDLAEPERVAESVDTMGLRHAVVTAVARDDLKDHGAAVFAETVRAIRRRRPQCTVEVLPSDMGGNMEALHALLDAEPDIFNHNIETVRRLTSKVRAKATYDRTLEVLQRSKAYKPHIPTKSSLMLGHGETWDEIIQVMDDLRAVDCDIMTMGQYLQPTKKHLPVRKFWTPEEFAQLKEEALKRGFKHVESGPLVRSSYHAHEQAQSAEQQIKQAK, encoded by the coding sequence GTGGAAGAGCTTGACGTTCTCGAAGAAAAACCGCTTCGCCGCCCGGACTGGCTGAAAATCCAGTTGAAGACCGGGCCGAACTTTACCGAACTCAAAGAGCTGATGCGGGGTCAAACGCTCCACACCGTTTGTGAAGAAGCTCGTTGCCCGAACATCTACGAATGCTGGGAGAACCGCACGGCGACGTTCATGATCCTCGGCGACATCTGCACGCGTGCTTGCGGCTTCTGCGCGGTCAAAACCGGCCTTCCGACCGAACTTGACCTCGCCGAACCGGAGCGCGTTGCCGAATCGGTTGACACGATGGGTCTGCGTCATGCGGTTGTCACCGCTGTAGCTCGCGACGATCTCAAAGACCACGGTGCCGCCGTGTTCGCAGAGACGGTCCGTGCGATCCGCCGCCGCCGACCGCAGTGTACCGTTGAAGTGTTGCCGTCCGACATGGGCGGTAACATGGAAGCGTTGCATGCGCTGCTCGACGCCGAGCCGGATATCTTCAACCACAACATCGAGACGGTACGCCGCTTGACGTCGAAAGTCCGCGCCAAAGCGACGTACGACCGGACGCTCGAAGTGCTTCAGCGCTCCAAAGCGTACAAACCGCACATCCCGACGAAGTCGAGCTTGATGCTCGGCCACGGCGAGACATGGGACGAGATCATCCAAGTCATGGACGATCTGCGCGCTGTTGATTGTGACATCATGACGATGGGCCAATACCTCCAACCGACCAAGAAACATCTCCCGGTCCGCAAGTTCTGGACGCCGGAAGAGTTTGCCCAGTTGAAGGAAGAGGCGTTGAAGCGCGGTTTCAAGCACGTCGAATCCGGCCCGCTCGTGCGCAGTTCCTACCATGCTCACGAACAAGCACAGTCGGCTGAACAACAGATCAAACAAGCGAAGTAA
- a CDS encoding dihydrolipoamide acetyltransferase family protein, producing the protein MATLKMPQLGESVTEGTIAKWLKQPGDIINKYDPLAEVITDKVNAEVPSEFVGTLTEILVPEGATVAVGTPIAIITEAGEVAAPAPVAAAPSAPAAAAPTPTAAATPVAASTPAGADRPRYSPAVMRLIQEHNVDPNLIAGTGTGGRITRKDVLTFIEQGGAAAAQAATLTKTQEDLASVAAPTQPATGLTELGAQGVQAAAAPAPTAPSAPAYQAADGDTVIEATGIRKTIARRMVESKHNAPHAWTMMEVDMTNLVRFRDRSKEAFKKKEGVNLTFLPFMIKAVVDAIKQYPIINSTWQDDKIIIKKDINISIAVATDDALFVPVIKNADRLSILGLSHAINDLAKRARAGKLSPNDMSGGTFTVNNTGAFGSVQSMPIINAPQAAILSMESIIKRPTVMPDDSFAIRSMMNMCMSLDHRVLDGWVCGQFLQAVKKNLESALEPTLY; encoded by the coding sequence ATGGCAACCCTCAAAATGCCCCAACTCGGCGAGTCCGTTACCGAAGGCACCATCGCCAAGTGGCTGAAACAGCCGGGGGATATTATCAACAAATACGACCCGCTCGCAGAAGTGATTACCGATAAAGTCAACGCCGAAGTACCGTCCGAGTTCGTCGGCACCCTGACTGAAATCCTCGTTCCCGAGGGCGCAACGGTTGCAGTCGGCACTCCGATTGCGATCATTACAGAAGCTGGCGAAGTAGCAGCTCCTGCTCCGGTCGCAGCGGCACCTTCTGCTCCGGCGGCAGCTGCACCGACTCCGACTGCGGCCGCAACTCCGGTTGCCGCTTCGACTCCCGCAGGCGCGGATCGTCCGCGTTACTCGCCGGCAGTCATGCGACTGATCCAAGAACACAACGTCGACCCGAACCTGATCGCAGGCACCGGCACCGGCGGTCGCATCACTCGCAAAGACGTTCTGACGTTCATCGAACAGGGCGGTGCGGCAGCAGCTCAGGCTGCAACCCTCACCAAAACCCAAGAGGACCTCGCGTCTGTCGCAGCTCCGACGCAACCGGCAACCGGCCTGACCGAACTTGGCGCCCAAGGCGTTCAAGCGGCAGCAGCTCCGGCTCCGACCGCACCGTCCGCTCCGGCGTACCAAGCGGCAGACGGTGACACCGTCATCGAAGCGACCGGCATCCGCAAAACCATCGCGCGCCGCATGGTCGAGTCCAAGCACAACGCACCGCACGCTTGGACGATGATGGAAGTTGACATGACCAACCTCGTTCGTTTCCGCGACCGCAGCAAGGAAGCGTTCAAGAAAAAGGAAGGCGTCAACCTGACGTTCCTCCCGTTCATGATCAAAGCTGTCGTCGATGCGATCAAGCAATATCCGATCATCAACTCGACATGGCAGGACGACAAGATTATTATTAAAAAAGACATCAACATCTCGATTGCCGTCGCCACCGACGATGCGCTGTTCGTTCCGGTGATCAAAAACGCCGACCGTCTCTCGATCCTGGGTCTTTCCCATGCGATCAACGATTTGGCGAAGCGTGCGCGTGCAGGCAAGCTCAGCCCGAACGACATGTCGGGCGGCACCTTCACCGTCAACAACACCGGCGCGTTCGGCTCCGTGCAATCGATGCCGATCATCAACGCTCCGCAAGCGGCGATTCTCTCCATGGAATCGATCATCAAGCGTCCGACCGTGATGCCGGATGATTCGTTTGCGATCCGTTCGATGATGAACATGTGCATGTCGCTCGACCACCGCGTCCTCGACGGTTGGGTTTGCGGCCAGTTCCTGCAGGCTGTCAAGAAAAACCTCGAAAGCGCACTCGAGCCGACCTTGTACTAA
- a CDS encoding acyl-CoA carboxylase subunit beta, with amino-acid sequence MELHDRRRKIELGGGDKRIAAQHAKGKYTARERIEMLLDPGTFRELNPFIEHRATHFGMDKAEAPGEGVVTGWGKVNGRIIYVFAQDFTVFGGALGEMHALKITKCMDLAAKNGAPVIGLNDSGGARIQEGVASLDGYGQIFYRNAIYSGVIPQISVIMGPCAGGAVYSPAITDFIFMVEGNSQMFITGPKVIETVTGEKITAENLGGARVQESISGVTHFSNKTEEDVLNDVRRLLSFLPQNNMEEPPRVYNKPDNGWNDELVTVVPVEPTKAYDVREVIHRVVDDGDFMEVQKNFAKNAVVGFARIEGHPIGIVANQPKFMAGGLDIDSSDKIARFIRFCDCFNIPLVTFEDVTGFIPGVMQEHRGIIRHGAKMLYAYSEATVPKITIILRKAFGGAFVAMNSKSIGADLVYSWPTGEVAVMGAEGAANIVFAKEISDSEDPNATRAAKIAEYKEKFSNPYVAASLGMIDDVIDPRETRQKLKEGLEILRTKRETRPPKKHGNIPL; translated from the coding sequence ATGGAACTTCATGACCGTCGCCGCAAGATCGAACTCGGCGGCGGTGACAAGCGAATCGCCGCTCAACATGCCAAGGGCAAGTACACCGCTCGCGAACGCATCGAGATGTTGCTCGACCCCGGCACGTTCCGCGAACTCAACCCGTTCATCGAACATCGCGCCACCCATTTCGGCATGGACAAAGCCGAAGCACCGGGTGAGGGCGTTGTCACCGGCTGGGGGAAAGTCAACGGTCGCATCATCTACGTGTTTGCCCAAGACTTCACCGTGTTCGGCGGTGCGCTTGGCGAGATGCACGCGCTGAAAATTACCAAATGCATGGACCTCGCTGCGAAAAACGGCGCTCCGGTCATCGGCCTGAACGATTCCGGCGGCGCACGCATCCAAGAGGGTGTCGCTTCTCTGGATGGCTATGGTCAAATCTTCTACCGCAACGCGATCTACTCCGGCGTCATCCCGCAGATTTCCGTGATCATGGGCCCGTGTGCCGGCGGTGCTGTGTATTCCCCGGCGATCACCGACTTTATTTTCATGGTCGAAGGCAACTCGCAGATGTTCATCACCGGCCCGAAAGTCATCGAGACGGTCACCGGCGAGAAAATCACCGCAGAGAACCTTGGCGGCGCACGCGTCCAAGAATCGATCTCCGGCGTCACGCACTTCAGCAACAAAACCGAAGAGGACGTCTTGAACGACGTTCGTCGTCTGCTCTCGTTCCTCCCGCAGAACAACATGGAAGAGCCGCCGCGCGTCTACAACAAGCCGGATAACGGTTGGAACGACGAACTCGTAACCGTCGTGCCGGTCGAACCGACCAAAGCGTACGACGTGCGCGAAGTCATCCACCGCGTCGTCGACGACGGGGACTTCATGGAAGTGCAGAAAAACTTCGCGAAAAACGCCGTGGTCGGCTTCGCTCGCATCGAAGGCCACCCGATCGGCATCGTCGCCAACCAGCCGAAGTTCATGGCGGGCGGTCTCGACATCGATTCCTCCGACAAAATCGCCCGCTTCATCCGTTTCTGCGACTGCTTCAACATCCCGCTGGTCACGTTCGAAGACGTCACCGGTTTTATCCCGGGCGTTATGCAGGAACACCGCGGCATCATCCGACACGGCGCCAAGATGCTCTACGCGTACTCCGAAGCAACCGTGCCGAAGATTACGATCATCTTGCGCAAAGCGTTCGGGGGCGCGTTCGTCGCGATGAACTCCAAATCGATCGGCGCAGACCTCGTCTATTCGTGGCCGACCGGCGAAGTTGCCGTCATGGGCGCAGAGGGTGCAGCCAACATCGTGTTTGCCAAGGAAATCTCCGATTCCGAAGACCCGAACGCAACGCGTGCAGCCAAGATCGCCGAGTACAAGGAGAAATTCTCCAACCCGTACGTCGCCGCGTCTCTCGGCATGATCGACGATGTCATCGACCCGCGCGAAACGCGTCAGAAGCTCAAGGAAGGGTTGGAAATTTTGCGCACCAAGCGTGAAACCCGCCCGCCGAAAAAACACGGCAACATCCCGCTGTAG
- the lipB gene encoding lipoyl(octanoyl) transferase LipB: MRPQCDIYDLHRVEYGQAFDLQKSAVRRMLRGELGNTVLLLEHPPVYTIGRAGGGENVLIGEQEREKLGIALFDVDRGGDVTYHGPGQLVGYPILHLRDWKNDVREYLRLLEEVIIRLLAGFGIEAGRKEGMTGAWVGNEKICAIGVKANRDTANQGYISSHGFALNVDPDLSHFGHIVPCGITEFGVTSLRKVLGRPVEMEDVKQRWQSAFTEVFEIDLKMGTATVDELSTRWGEVL, from the coding sequence ATGAGACCGCAATGTGACATCTATGACCTTCATCGGGTGGAGTACGGACAAGCGTTCGACCTGCAAAAAAGCGCCGTGCGCCGCATGTTGAGGGGAGAACTCGGCAACACCGTCCTGCTGCTTGAGCATCCGCCCGTCTACACGATCGGACGGGCTGGAGGAGGAGAAAACGTCCTGATCGGAGAGCAGGAGCGAGAAAAACTCGGCATCGCCCTGTTCGACGTCGACCGTGGGGGAGACGTGACCTACCACGGGCCGGGTCAGTTGGTCGGTTATCCGATTCTGCATCTGCGCGATTGGAAAAACGACGTGCGCGAATACCTGCGCTTGTTGGAGGAAGTCATCATCCGCCTGCTTGCGGGTTTCGGCATCGAAGCGGGCCGCAAGGAAGGGATGACCGGCGCGTGGGTTGGCAACGAAAAAATCTGCGCCATCGGCGTGAAAGCAAACCGCGACACGGCAAACCAAGGTTACATCTCTTCACACGGCTTTGCGTTGAACGTCGACCCGGATCTATCGCACTTCGGCCACATCGTTCCCTGCGGCATCACCGAGTTCGGCGTGACGTCGCTTCGTAAAGTGCTGGGACGCCCGGTGGAGATGGAGGACGTGAAACAACGTTGGCAATCCGCTTTCACCGAAGTTTTTGAGATCGACTTGAAGATGGGCACGGCAACGGTCGACGAACTCAGCACCCGCTGGGGCGAAGTCCTCTAA
- a CDS encoding acyl-CoA mutase large subunit family protein: MSDFKTQYDAWQAKADKSSSRFPERKEEFTTTSENPVKRLYTPQDVQGDYMDKLGFPGEYPFTRGVQPTMYRSRFWTMRQYSGFGSAEETNQRFKYLLENGQTGLSTAFDLPTQIGYDSDDMMAKGEVGKVGVAISSLADMERLLDGIALDKVSTSMTINAPASVLLAMYIAVAEKNGVPADKISGTIQNDILKEYVARGTYIYPPAASMRLITDIFEYCSEHVPNWNTISISGYHIREAGSTAVQEVAFTLSNAIAYVDAAVKKGLDVDKFAPRLSFFFNAHNNFLEEIAKFRAARRMWAHIMKERFGAKDPKSWQLRFHTQTGGSTLTAQQPDNNIVRVTLQALAAVLGGTQSLHTNSKDEALALPTEESARIALRTQQIIANESGVADTVDPLAGSFYVEALTDQVERDALAYIAKIDEMGGAVKAIEQGYMQREIQNASYQTQMAIEDGSEVVVGVNKFRIENEPKPELMKLNPELERTQSAQLSELRNTRDNEGVQAALDALRQAASGTDNLMPHIVHAVKVYATLGEICNVMRDVFGEYQPAQW; encoded by the coding sequence ATGTCTGATTTCAAGACCCAGTATGACGCTTGGCAAGCCAAAGCGGACAAAAGTTCGTCCCGTTTCCCGGAACGCAAGGAGGAGTTTACCACTACCTCTGAAAACCCGGTGAAGCGCCTGTATACACCTCAAGACGTGCAAGGCGACTACATGGACAAGTTGGGCTTCCCGGGCGAGTATCCGTTCACTCGCGGCGTGCAACCGACGATGTATCGCTCTCGCTTCTGGACGATGCGCCAGTATTCGGGCTTCGGTTCTGCCGAAGAAACCAACCAACGCTTCAAGTACTTACTCGAAAACGGCCAAACCGGCCTCTCCACTGCATTCGACCTGCCGACGCAAATCGGCTATGACTCCGATGATATGATGGCCAAGGGTGAGGTCGGCAAAGTCGGCGTCGCCATTTCGTCGCTCGCCGATATGGAGCGTTTGCTTGACGGCATCGCGTTGGACAAAGTCTCCACCTCGATGACGATCAACGCTCCGGCGTCCGTCCTGCTCGCGATGTACATCGCCGTCGCAGAGAAAAACGGCGTCCCCGCAGACAAGATCTCCGGCACGATCCAAAATGACATTCTCAAGGAATACGTTGCACGCGGTACGTACATCTACCCGCCGGCCGCTTCCATGCGTTTGATCACCGACATTTTTGAATATTGCTCCGAACATGTGCCGAACTGGAACACGATTTCCATCTCCGGCTACCACATTCGCGAAGCAGGTTCCACGGCTGTACAGGAAGTGGCGTTCACGCTCTCCAACGCCATCGCATACGTCGATGCAGCGGTCAAAAAAGGCCTCGACGTCGACAAGTTTGCTCCGCGTCTGTCGTTCTTCTTCAACGCGCACAACAACTTCTTGGAAGAGATCGCGAAATTCCGCGCCGCTCGCCGTATGTGGGCCCACATCATGAAGGAGCGCTTCGGCGCCAAAGATCCGAAGTCTTGGCAACTGCGCTTCCACACCCAAACCGGCGGCTCCACGCTCACCGCTCAACAACCGGACAACAACATCGTCCGCGTGACCCTGCAAGCACTGGCAGCCGTTCTCGGCGGTACGCAGTCTCTGCACACCAACTCCAAGGACGAAGCGCTCGCGCTCCCGACCGAAGAGTCGGCACGCATCGCGTTGCGCACCCAGCAGATCATCGCCAATGAATCGGGCGTCGCAGATACGGTCGACCCGTTGGCAGGTTCCTTCTATGTAGAAGCTCTGACCGACCAAGTGGAACGTGATGCGCTGGCCTACATCGCGAAAATTGACGAAATGGGCGGCGCTGTCAAAGCGATTGAGCAAGGCTACATGCAACGCGAGATCCAGAACGCTTCGTACCAAACCCAGATGGCGATCGAAGACGGTTCCGAAGTCGTCGTCGGCGTCAACAAGTTCCGCATCGAGAACGAACCGAAGCCGGAACTGATGAAGCTCAACCCGGAACTCGAACGCACCCAGTCTGCCCAATTGTCCGAACTGCGCAATACCCGCGACAACGAAGGAGTTCAAGCGGCTTTGGACGCGCTGCGTCAAGCTGCATCCGGCACCGACAACCTCATGCCGCACATCGTGCATGCCGTGAAAGTCTACGCGACGCTCGGTGAGATTTGCAACGTGATGCGTGACGTGTTCGGCGAATACCAACCGGCTCAATGGTAA